One Nitrosomonas sp. PY1 DNA window includes the following coding sequences:
- the aroA gene encoding 3-phosphoshikimate 1-carboxyvinyltransferase: MKWLDLPFAQCAHGNVQLPGSKSISNRILLLSALSDGKTHIHDLLASDDTARMLEALRQLGISIKQMDHNDYYVVGQAGKFPISSAKLFLGNAGTAVRPLVAVLSLMNGHYQLSGVPRMHERPIADLVDALRQLGAKLSYLGNAGFPPLQIEPFSSRTNQSKNEVTVKGNVSSQFLTGLLMALPLTRRESIIHVSGELISKPYINLTIAQLRHFGVQVENNDWQFFRIPAMQTYRSPGSITVEGDASSASYFLAAGAIGCGPVRVNGVGRTSAQGDIHFTTALEMMGATITMGENWIEASNPAQKTDKKPLRAIDLDCNHIPDAAMTLAICALFAEGSTILRNIASWRLKETDRLAAMSCELRKLGAIIEEGASYLRITPPRDRLSPNASIDTYDDHRMAMCFSLASLGTSIRINDPDCVKKTFPDYFQVLKKIIHSR; the protein is encoded by the coding sequence ATGAAGTGGCTTGATCTTCCGTTTGCTCAATGCGCCCATGGGAACGTTCAGTTACCAGGCTCCAAGAGTATTTCTAACCGTATTCTGCTGCTATCCGCATTATCAGACGGAAAAACACATATTCACGATCTATTAGCATCCGACGACACTGCGCGAATGTTAGAAGCACTAAGACAACTAGGTATTTCAATTAAGCAAATGGACCACAACGATTACTATGTGGTTGGACAGGCTGGAAAATTTCCCATTAGCTCGGCAAAATTATTTCTCGGAAACGCTGGCACTGCCGTCCGTCCATTGGTTGCCGTACTTTCCCTCATGAATGGACATTATCAATTATCTGGTGTTCCCCGAATGCATGAGCGCCCCATTGCAGATCTTGTGGACGCGCTACGTCAGCTAGGCGCAAAACTATCTTATCTGGGTAATGCTGGGTTCCCACCACTACAAATTGAGCCTTTTAGCTCACGCACGAACCAGAGCAAAAATGAAGTCACGGTAAAAGGGAATGTTTCCAGTCAGTTTCTGACAGGCTTGTTAATGGCGCTCCCACTCACCCGACGAGAATCAATTATCCACGTTTCCGGTGAACTCATTTCTAAACCCTACATCAATCTCACGATTGCACAGCTACGACACTTCGGCGTACAAGTCGAGAACAACGATTGGCAATTCTTCAGGATACCTGCAATGCAAACTTATCGTTCACCAGGATCAATCACCGTTGAAGGCGATGCATCATCCGCCTCTTATTTTCTCGCAGCAGGCGCCATTGGATGCGGTCCCGTTCGAGTTAATGGCGTTGGACGCACTAGCGCTCAAGGCGACATCCACTTTACCACAGCCCTTGAAATGATGGGAGCAACGATTACCATGGGCGAAAATTGGATTGAAGCCAGCAATCCAGCCCAAAAAACCGATAAGAAACCATTGCGCGCAATTGATTTGGATTGTAATCATATTCCCGATGCAGCCATGACGCTAGCAATTTGCGCTCTATTTGCCGAAGGTTCAACCATACTGCGCAACATCGCCAGTTGGCGCCTCAAAGAAACCGATCGGCTCGCGGCAATGTCTTGTGAATTACGCAAACTCGGTGCAATTATTGAGGAAGGCGCAAGCTATCTGCGCATTACTCCACCACGCGATAGATTATCACCGAATGCATCCATCGACACTTACGACGATCATCGTATGGCTATGTGCTTTTCCTTAGCCAGCTTGGGCACTTCCATCCGGATCAATGATCCAGATTGCGTCAAAAAAACATTCCCGGATTATTTCCAGGTACTTAAAAAAATCATTCATTCACGTTAA